The genomic region GCTGTGCCAATTCGCCGGGGCTGTCATGCTGCAAGGGCAGTTGCACAATGTCGGTTTCCACCCCCAGAACTTCCGGCGCCACGTCCGAGAATTTCTTGGCAATCGCCTTGAAAATTTCCCAGTCGGTCTTGGATTCATACGCCGGGTCCACCGCCGCTTGCAGCGGGTGAATGAACGGGTGCATGTCGGACGTGTTCAGATCGTCCTTTTCATACCAACTTGCTGTCGGCATGACGATATCGGCATAAACGGCCGTGGTGGACATGCGGAAATCGATCGTCACCAACAGGTCAAGCTTGCCCTCTGGCGCTTCATCATGCCATTTTGCCTCAATGGGCTTTTGGCGGCCTTCCTGCCCCAGATCCTTGCCCTGCACGCCGTGGCTGGTGCCCAGCAGGTGCTTCAGGAAATACTCATGCCCCTTGCCCGATGACCCCAGCAGGTTGGACCGCCACACAAACAGGTTGCGCGGCCAGTTTTCCGGCGCATCCGGGTCTTCGCAGGACATTTCCAACGTGCCGGCCTTCAACTGCTCGGCCACATAGGCAGGAATGTCCTTGCCCGCCGCCTTTGCTGCCGCGCCCACTTTCAACGGGTTGGTTTTCAGCTGCGGGGCCGATGGCAGCCAGCCCATGCGTTCAGACCGGATGTTGTAGTCGATCAGGCTCAGGTTTTCCCAGTCGCCTTCCGGCGCGGTTGGGGACAGAATGTCTTTTGCCGTCACCGTCTCATACCGCCATTGGTCGGTATGGGCGTACCACGCGCTGGTTGAATTCATGTGCCGTGGCGGGCGCGCCCAGTCCAGCGCGAAGGCCAGCGCCGTCCAGCCGGTTTGCGGGCGCAGCTTTTCCTGCCCCACATAATGCGCCCAGCCACCGCCCGACTGGCCCACACAACCGCACATCACCAACATGTTGATGACCGCGCGGTAGTTCATATCCATATGATACCAGTGGTTCATCGCAGCGCCGATGATGATCATGGATTTACCATTGGTCTTTTCGGCATTGTCCGCGAATTCACGCGCCACATGGATGATTTTGTCGCGGCTGACGCCAGTGATCTTTTCAGCCCATGCAGGCGTGAAGGGCACATCGGCGTTGTAGTCATTGGTCACATGATCGCCGCCCAAGCCCCGATCCAGACTGTAGTTCGCGCAAAACAGGTCAAACACCGTGGTGACCAAGGCTTCTGATCCGTCGGCAAGGGTGATCTTCCGGACAGGCACATTGCGCGTCAGCACATCGCCGCGCGCGTCATTTTCCCACTGGCCCGTGGCCATGCCGCCGAAATAGGGGAAATCGACGCCGACCACATCATCGCGGTCCTCATCCAGGATGAATGACAGCTGCGGCTTGATTGCGGCCCCTTTTGCCTTCTCCTCCAGGTTCCACATGCCCTGTTCACCCCAGCGGAATCCGATGGACCCATTGGGCGCGACCAGTTGGCCGGTGGTTTCGTCAATACAGATGGTTTTCCACTCGGCGTTGTTCGCCTCGCCCAGATTGTCGGCCAGATCACTTGCGCGCAACTGGCGGCCCGGCACATAGCTGTCGCCTTTCTTGTCCAGCCGGACAAGCATCGGCATATCGCTGTATTTGCGGGCGTATTCCTCGAAATAAGGCACTTGGCGGTCCAGATGAAATTCACGCAGGATCACATGCCCGAAGGCCATGCCAAGCGCTGCATCCGTGCCCTGTTTGGCGTTCAGCCAGACATCGCCGAATTTAGCGGCTTCCGAATAGTCGGGGCAGATGACGGCAGACTTGGTGCCACGATAGCGCGCTTCCGTGTAGAAATGCGCGTCCGGCGTGCGCGTCTGCGGCACGTTGGACCCCCACAGCAGCAGGTAGCCTGCATTATACCAATCTGCTGACTCCGGCACGTCGGTCTGTTCGCCCCATGTCATGGGTGACGCGGGCGGCAAGTCGCAATACCAGTCATAGAAGCTCATGCAGGTGCCGCCCAGAAGCGACAGATAGCGACTGCCCGCCGCATAGCTGACCATCGACATGGCGGGAATGGGCGAGAAGCCGAAAACGCGGTCGGGGCCGTATTCCTTGGCGGTGTAGGCGTTTGCGGCGGCGGTGATCTCGGTCACCTCGTCCCATGTGGCACGCACGAACCCGCCTGTGCCGCGTGTGCGGGTGTAGCTGGCGCGCGCGGTCGGGTCTTGCTGGATGGCCGTCCATGCCTGAACGGGTGTCATGGTCTGGCGCTTGTCGCGCCACAGCCGCATCAGCGCACCGCGTACCAAGGGCGTTTTCACGCGGTTGGCGGAATACAGATACCAGCTATAGCTTGCCCCCCGCGCACATCCGCGCGGTTCATGGTTGGGCAGATCGGGGCGTGTGCGCGGGTAATCTGTCTGCTGGGTTTCCCATGTAACGATGCCCGATTTCACATAAATTTTCCACGAGCAAGACCCGGTGCAGTTCACGCCATGGGTCGAGCGGACGATCTTGTCATGCCGCCAGCGGTCGCGATAGACCTCTTCCCAATCGCGGTTTTCAGTGGTGGTCATGCCGTGCCCATCTGAAAACGTGTCCTTGCGGTTTGATTTCAAAAAGTTCAGCCGGTCAAGAAGATGGCTCATTGCTGTCTCCGTTGGTTGATAGGGGTTTCAGATGCGCGCCTTGTGTGCGCATCCGTGAAATTCAGCAGGGATAGGGGGCATTCTTGCGGGCATAGAGCACCCAGTTCAGCACCACATTGACGGCGAAGAAGGCAGACAGACCCCAGAAAACCGGCGCGGCGGACTGGAACGCGCCGAACGACCAAGCAAACAGCATTCCGAACAGGAAGGGTCCGTAGGCCGCGATGGCCGCCGTGAAGCCGATGACGCCACCGGCCTGACGCGGCGCGAACAGCATTGGCATCTGCTTGAAGGTCGAGGCATTGCCCACGCCCGCGAAGAAGAACAGTGCCAGCATACCCGCCACGAACATCGGGAAGGATGCAAGGCTGTCTGCGCCGGTGACGACCCAGGCCACCAGACCTGCGCAGACCAGCATGCCAAGACCTGCCCAATGGGTTACCCGCGCACCGCCAAGCTTGTCGGAAACCGGACCCGCAACAACGCGGCTTGCCGAGCCGATCAAGGGACCATAGAAGGCCCATGCCAGCGGGTCGGGCGCGCCTTGATACTCGCCGTAGATCAGGCGGATCAGAAGCGGGAAGGTCGCCGCCAGCCCCGAGAACGCCCCGAAGGTCATGATGTAGAGCGAGGTCTGCGCCCAAGTGTGGCCCGATTTGAAGATATCGAACTGTTCGCGGAAATTCGACGTGATCGGGATCGACTTCAGGAAGATCCACGCGGTAATACCGAAGACCGCCACAAACGGGATCATCACCAGCGGCGCGTTTTGCAGATAGATTTGCGAGTCAACGCCTGCGCGCGTCATCGTCTGCGGCTCGCCCATCCAGGCCATGCCGCCCAGAAGGGCAAAGCCGATGACCCATGGCGTCACGAATTGCACCACGGACACGCCAAAATTGCCCACGCCCGCCTGAATGGCCAGCGCCGTGCCTTGCAGGCGCTTGGGGAAGAACATGCTGGTGGACGGCATGAAGCTGGAGAAGTTGCCGCCGCCCAGACCGGCCAGAAACGCCAGCAGCATCAGCACCCAATAGGGGGTTTCAGGGTTCTGCACCGCATAGAACCAGCCCACCAGCGGGATCAGAAGCGATAGGGTGGACAGCGAAATCACATTCCGTGTGCCATAGATTGGCACAAGGAACATGTGGATCAGGCGCAGCGTGCCGCCCGCAAGGCCGGGCATGGCCGCCAGCCAGAACAACTGGCTGGCTGTGAACTGGAACCCGATCTGCGGCAGGCGCACGACCAGCGCCGAGACAAGAAACCATGTGATGAAGGCCATGGTCAGCGCGGCCGTGGTCAGGATTAGGGTGGTCCATGCCTGCCGCTTGCCGCCCGCCTCCCAGAACGCCTGATTTTCAGGCTCCCATTGGTTAAGCCACGTTCCCGAAGGTGCGGCTTGATTCGCGTGATGTGCGGTCATTGATCTGTTGCCTTTCGTGGCTTTAGATGGAAGGCAGGCCCGCGCCATCGCGCGCCTGCGTCAAAAACGGTTATTCAGCGGGTTGGGGGTTGCCGCGGTCCAGCCTGTCGAGCGCCGCGCGCAGTTCATCGACCGAGGCGAATTGCGCCTTCAGTTGCAGACCGCCACCGCGTTGGATCAGCTCGACCTTTTCCGAGCTTGCAAAGATGGCCGCCACTTCGGCATCAAGGGCTTTCTTCTCGGCCACTTCGCGGGCAATTTCGCGGTCCACCGAAGAGATGATGTATTCATCCCCGAACCCGCCTTCAGGCTCTTTCAACCAGATGTAGCAGACGATCCAGCTGATGAAGGCCCCCGCCGCGATCATAAAGAAGAAGGTCGAGGCGTCGACGAACATGAATACGAACAGGTAGAACACCGCGCCCACATTGCCGTAAGCCCCTGCCATGCCCGAGATTTGTCCGGTCACGCGCCGCTTGATCGACGGAACGATTCCGAAGGTCGCGCCCTCTGCCCCTTGCACGAAGAACGAGCACATGATGGTGATCGCAATCGCAATGATCAGCGGCCAGCTGGAATTCAGCAAGCCCATCATCACGAACCCGATCGCAATGCCGAACATATAGGCCATCATCACAAAACGGCGGTTGCCGAAACGGTCAGACACCAGCCCGCCCATGGGACGCGCAAACAGGTTCACGAAGGCGAAACTTGCCGCAATCAGGCCAGCCGCCACAGCCGTCAGACCCCATGTTTCCTGAAAAAACATGGGCAGCATTGACACTACAGCCAGTTCCGCGCCGAAATTGGCGAAATAGGTGAAGTTCAGCGCCACAACCGAGGAGAACGGGTATTTGTCGTCCTCCGGCACACCCTTCTTGAGGATCGGCACATTGACGCGGATCGCCTGCCAAACCTGATAAGCCACCACAACAGCAATGGCAGCATAGCAAATGGCGGCGGTCAGGCCGTCGATATAGCCCATCAACTGCACACGATAGACCAAGATCGACAGAATCCCCACCAGCGGTACTGTGAAGATACAAAGCAGAACCAGATCGCGCCAAGTAGACACTTCGAGCGCGGCGACATTGCGCGGCTTCTTATGCGTGTCCTTGGTCGCGCCATCGGTAATGGCGAACCAGTAGAAGACACCATAGGCCGCCAACACAACGCCAGAGGTCGCAATCGCCCACCGCCAGCCTTCAGGGCCGCCATACATGTGCAAAGCAATCGTCGGGATCGTGATTGCCGCAGCGGCCGAGCCGAAATTGCCCCAGCCTGCCCCGAAACCTTCAGCAAAGCCGATCGAGCGCGGCGGAAACCAGAGCGCGATCATATGGATCGTCACAACGAAGCTTGCCCCAATGGACGACAGCACCAAACGTGACATGAACAATACTTCGCGCGAGTCGCCGAAGGCAAAGACCAGCGTCGGAATGGCCATCAGCACCATGAGCACCGAAAACACCCGGCGCGGGCCGAATTTATCAAGCGCCATGCCGACAATGATCCGAGCAGGAATGGTCAGGGCAACGTTTGCAATAGCAAAGAGTCGGATATCGTCACGGGTCAGCCAGTCCACCGAAGCGAGCATAGAACTCGCCAGCGGGGCCATGTTGAACCAGACATAGAAGCTCATGAAAAACGCAATCCACGTCAGATGGAGCGCCTTGATTTCGGGATTCTTGAAGCGGAATAAGTCGCTGACTTGCATGTCAGTCCTCGAAAATCAGATGTGGGTGGGGATCAATCGCTATGGGTCGGAATGATCAGAAGTGGACAGGACGCGCGCCGCGCCAGAAACGCGCTGGTCGAGCCGAAAGTCATGTGGTCAAACTCCTCGACAAGCGCATCCAGCCGCTTCGTAATGAAATTGAACGGGCCAACGTCAGGTTTGTGGCTATGGCGTGCCATCACCAGGAGGTCAGGTTTGCGCTCATCAACAGCCCGCAGAATCATCTTGCGCGCATCTCCCTCGGCAATCAGAACAGAAGCGTCGAACCCTGCCGCAGCAAGCTCTACCGCGGCCCGCTCGGTCCCGGCTTTCTGTTCAGCATATTGCGCCAAAAACAACTCATCTGCTCCTGCAGTGGCGCTGCCCACATCCTCGACCACGGAAATCAGGGTTATCTTCGGGTTCAGCGCAGACAACAGGTCGCGCACAGCGTCCAGCGCGATCCTTGCGTTGCGGGAATTGTCATAGGCCAGCATGACATGCATGGGCGTCTCCTTGCCGTCCTGGTGCGTTCAGTCACCGGTTCGCAAGCAGTCAGGTCACAGGCAGGTCCAAAAGAACTTGATCGAGATCAACATCCGGAAACCCAATCGGGAAACCCGCCTGCAATTGAAATTTGTAAAATACTTTGGCTGGATTTTTGTTCTTGAGTAAAAAACTTTTGCCTTTTCTACCCTTGATTATTATGTACCATGTAAATTGATAAATATCAATCTAAAGAAAAAGGTAGCACTGTGCGACCCGAAGAGCTTCCAGAGATTCGTCATCTCCATCTATTCAGGGACATGACCCATGCCAATTTCGAGGCGCTTATGGCCAGTTCCTACGCTCAGAATTTCCCGCAGGGGTTGGAAATGATCCGCCAGGGCGATCCTGCCGATTTTCTTCATATTGTCCTGGAAGGCTCGGTCGAACTGTTCGGGCGATGGGGTGGGCGCGAATGCACGATGGCTGTGGTGCGCCCGGTCTCCACCTTCATTCTGGCGGCCAGCATCCGCGACGCCCCGTATCTGATGTCAGCCCGCACGTTGGAGCGCGCTCGCATCATCCTCGTGCCTTCGTCAGATTTACGCGCCATGTTCAGGCGTGACACGGAGTTCTCGGTTTCCGTGATCAACGAACTGGCCTCGTGCTACCGTGCGGTGGTCCGTAACGCCAAGACGCTGAAGCTACGCAACTCGCGCGAACGGGTTGCTTCCTATCTGTTGCGTCAATCTCTTCTGGCAGGGGGCGTTGCCTCCTACATTCTGCAAGTAGAAAAGCGTCTGCTCGCATCATATCTGGGAATGACACCAGAGAATCTGTCGCGCACGCTGAAGGCGCTGGAAAGTGACGGCTTGAAGATGGATGGCGCGCGCGTGATCATAAGGGACAGCGCGAAACTGACTGCCCTCGCACAACCTGACAAATTGATTGATGGGCCAGATGTAGGGGGAAATGAGAACGGCGCAGGGCTACCAGTGACAGGGATATGAAGCGCTCATCTCCGGTCAGCATCTCCGACCGTTTCCCATGGAACTGATAGCTGAGCTGGAAGCTGTCAAGGCTAAGTGACTACGCCTGTCGCCGGATGCTTATCCCGGAACAGAAAAAGCCCCCTGGGTTTCAGGGGGCCTGTGGAAATGTTGACCAGGCGTTGACCAGAATTGGAACGCCACATACACGAGTGAAACGATCGGTATTTAAGTTATCGATATATTAGAGATATTTGGTTGCGGGGGCCTGCAACCAACGATACCTGCGAATTGTCCAGCGGCCCGTGCCAAGCCTGCCAGCTTAAGAAAATCGGGACATCAGGATCCGATTTTCTTTTACCACGCTGACGATTAAAGCTCTGGATTCGGGCAGAAGGGCAGAGGTCGGCGATGATGCGGCTACATCTGGCCGATCGAGGCCGATGCTTCATCAAGTGCCGCCCGCCAGCTTTCAGGGCTGAACCGCCGTGCTGGTTCATCAGAAATGGTCACCCCGAAAAGGACAAGATCGGCATGATGCCCGGCGAGACCAGCAAGGCTCTTCTGGAGCGTGACAGTGTCGCCGCCCTCGTCAGGAAAGACCGCGCCATGCCACTCGCCCCGACGCGGAAAAATGGTATCGCCAACGAATAGATAGGTCTCACCGGTTTCGCTTTTCACTTTCAAAGCGACATTGCTTGCCGTGTGGCCAGGCGCCGCAAAAACCTCTACTCCGTCCTCAAAGGCTTCCCCGCCGTCGAGCGGGTGGTCGAGTTCAGTATGGATGGAAACGTCTGCCTCGGCCGCACGATGAGCAAGCAGTATGCTCCCGAAGCGTTTTCGTATCTTGGCGATCCCCGGTTCAGCCTCATGCCCATGGGCCAGATACTGCCGTGAGACACCACCCAGTTTGGCAATGACGTCGTGATCTGCCTCGTGCTCGCTGGTGTGGATGAGCAGATTGCCGTCCGGACGGGTTAGCAGGTAGCCGTGGAACTTGAGGTCAGGGAAGCCATCCGGTTCAGGGAAATAGGGCTCGGTGATCCAGAGATCGGGACGGATCTGTTGCATGGGTTATCTCCTTTGACTGTTGCTTGATCCTTGCCTACAAGTTCAAGTACGCTTTAAGTCAACACCATATTGCGAAAATGTTCCGAGCCATGGAAGCCACACTCACCATCAACCAGGTCTCGCGGCGCAGCGGCGTCGCCTCCTCGGCGCTGCGCTATTACGAAGAGCGCGGGCTGATCACCGCTGAGCGGGCTGGTTCCGGGCACAGGCGCTTTCCACGTTTTGTCTTACGGCGCCTCGCTTTCATAACGTTTGCGCAAAAGCTCGGGATGAAGCTCGATGAGATCAGGACAGAGCTTGACAAGCTGCCGACCGATCACGTGCCGACCGGTGACGATTGGAAGGCACTTTCAGGAAGATGGACGGGCCGAGTGGACGAACAGATTGCCCAGCTACAGCGCCTTCGCGACGGATTGACCGAGTGCATCGGTTGCGGCTGCCTGTCACTCAAGACCTGCAAGATGCTCAATCCCAGCGATGAATTGGGTCAGAAGGGTCCTGGTCCGAGAGGATGGGTCGAAAATCTGGGAAGCTCGAGGGAAAGTTGTTAGCCAATGCGAGCGAGGGAGCTGTGGCATTCATAGCTACAGAGTCGAGCGTGGTTTGAAATGTCCTACACGGCAGCAGGGAACCCGCCCCACACCCCAATGGGATTGAGCAATACGCGGCCCACCGGATTCGCGTTGTACGGTTTGGAACCGGCTGTAACGGCGTGGTTAGTGGAATGGCGGGTTAGGGGTGACAATGCCGGACAAGCTGCCATCGGCAAGACGGCCGGCCGTCCCGAAAACGATCGAGGATCGAGAAGCGACGCCGATACTTGGCCAAGCCTTCACACGGCCCTGCCTGCTCGCAGCGCATCCTTGAGCAGTTCGAAGGCCGCTGTCCCCGTCCGATCGGGGTAGTAGAGGTGATAGCCGGGGAACGGCTCGCACCATGGCTCCAGCAGGCGAGTAAGACGGCCATCGGCGATCGGCGCCGCCACCAAATCTTCCAGGATGTAGAGGATGCCGAAACCTTCAACAGCGGCGGCCACCAACATGTCGGCGTCATTGAAGACCGCCCCGCGGGCTGGCGCGACCGTCACCGCACGACCGTCGCGTTCGAACGACCAGGGAGACAGATTACCCTGCGAGTCCCGATAGGCGATACAGCGATGCGCCGTGAGGTCGGCTGGCTCCATAGGTGCCTTATGGTCGCTCAAATAGCTGGGAGCGGCCACCACCGCGACGCGAAGCGCAGGCCCCACTGCCAGCGCGATCATGTCCTTTTCCAATCGCTCTCCGAGCCGGATTCCCGCATCATAGCGGCCCGCCACAACATCAGTCATACCGTCCTCCACGCACACCTCCACCTCGATGCCGGGGTGGCGGCGCATGAAAGACGGGAGCATCGGCCACAGCACTGTGTCGGCAGCATGCTTGCCAGTCGTGATCCGAACGGTACCAACCGCCGCGCCGCGTGCCTGCGACAGTGCCTCGATCTCGTCGGTCAACCCGGCCAGAGCCGGCGACAGGGTTGCGAGCAGGCGATCGCCGGCCTCGGTCGGGGCGACGCTGCGGGTCGTGCGGGAGAGTAGGCGAAAACCGAGCTGATCCTCGAGCCGCTTCATGGTCTGGCTCAACGCCGATTGCGTGACGCCGAGCCGTTTCGCGGCACGTGTGAAGCTTTGGTCGGAAGCGATCGCAGCGAAGATGGCGAGATCGCCAAGCTGATCGGGGCGCATTGATGATCCCTGCTACTGGGGCATATTACTAAGTAGGCGATTGTCCTCGTTCATTAGCAAATCTAACTAGTAAAGAATAGAAGCAGCAGCGAGGAACAGACGATGAGCAAGGTTTGGATGGTGACCGGTGCAAGCCGCGGACTTGGACACGAAATCGCGCGCGCGGCGCTCAATGAGGGCGCAACGGTCGTGGCAACGGCTCGATCCGCTGATGCGGTGCGTGATGCCTTCGCGGACGAACACTACCGCCTGCACGCGCTCACGCTCGATATCACCGACGCTGAGGCCGCAAAATCGGTCGCTGCGGAGACCATTGAGCGG from Roseinatronobacter sp. S2 harbors:
- a CDS encoding nitrate reductase subunit alpha, with product MSHLLDRLNFLKSNRKDTFSDGHGMTTTENRDWEEVYRDRWRHDKIVRSTHGVNCTGSCSWKIYVKSGIVTWETQQTDYPRTRPDLPNHEPRGCARGASYSWYLYSANRVKTPLVRGALMRLWRDKRQTMTPVQAWTAIQQDPTARASYTRTRGTGGFVRATWDEVTEITAAANAYTAKEYGPDRVFGFSPIPAMSMVSYAAGSRYLSLLGGTCMSFYDWYCDLPPASPMTWGEQTDVPESADWYNAGYLLLWGSNVPQTRTPDAHFYTEARYRGTKSAVICPDYSEAAKFGDVWLNAKQGTDAALGMAFGHVILREFHLDRQVPYFEEYARKYSDMPMLVRLDKKGDSYVPGRQLRASDLADNLGEANNAEWKTICIDETTGQLVAPNGSIGFRWGEQGMWNLEEKAKGAAIKPQLSFILDEDRDDVVGVDFPYFGGMATGQWENDARGDVLTRNVPVRKITLADGSEALVTTVFDLFCANYSLDRGLGGDHVTNDYNADVPFTPAWAEKITGVSRDKIIHVAREFADNAEKTNGKSMIIIGAAMNHWYHMDMNYRAVINMLVMCGCVGQSGGGWAHYVGQEKLRPQTGWTALAFALDWARPPRHMNSTSAWYAHTDQWRYETVTAKDILSPTAPEGDWENLSLIDYNIRSERMGWLPSAPQLKTNPLKVGAAAKAAGKDIPAYVAEQLKAGTLEMSCEDPDAPENWPRNLFVWRSNLLGSSGKGHEYFLKHLLGTSHGVQGKDLGQEGRQKPIEAKWHDEAPEGKLDLLVTIDFRMSTTAVYADIVMPTASWYEKDDLNTSDMHPFIHPLQAAVDPAYESKTDWEIFKAIAKKFSDVAPEVLGVETDIVQLPLQHDSPGELAQPFVQDWKRGECDLIPGKTAPAYIAVERDYPNLHARFTALGPLMEKVGNGGKGIAWDTKTEVHHLKALNGTHTDGPTKGMAKIESAIDACEVVLMLAPETNGEVAVKAWKALEKATGQNHAHLAEVKQDEKIRFRDIAAQPRKIISSPTWSGIESEEVCYNAGWTNVHELIPWRTVSGRQQLYQDHEWMRAFGEFFVTWRPPVDLKTITGDATKSLKSAEKHVVLNFITPHQKWGIHSTYSDNLLMLTLNRGGPVVWLSEVDAAKAGIVDNDWVEVFNSNGVIAARAVVSQRMKDGTLFMYHAQEKIVNTPGSQITGQRGGIHNSVTRTVPKPTHMIGGYAQLSYGFNYYGTVGANRDEMVIVRKMENVDWLDKPAKVEAAE
- a CDS encoding nitrate/nitrite transporter: MTAHHANQAAPSGTWLNQWEPENQAFWEAGGKRQAWTTLILTTAALTMAFITWFLVSALVVRLPQIGFQFTASQLFWLAAMPGLAGGTLRLIHMFLVPIYGTRNVISLSTLSLLIPLVGWFYAVQNPETPYWVLMLLAFLAGLGGGNFSSFMPSTSMFFPKRLQGTALAIQAGVGNFGVSVVQFVTPWVIGFALLGGMAWMGEPQTMTRAGVDSQIYLQNAPLVMIPFVAVFGITAWIFLKSIPITSNFREQFDIFKSGHTWAQTSLYIMTFGAFSGLAATFPLLIRLIYGEYQGAPDPLAWAFYGPLIGSASRVVAGPVSDKLGGARVTHWAGLGMLVCAGLVAWVVTGADSLASFPMFVAGMLALFFFAGVGNASTFKQMPMLFAPRQAGGVIGFTAAIAAYGPFLFGMLFAWSFGAFQSAAPVFWGLSAFFAVNVVLNWVLYARKNAPYPC
- a CDS encoding MFS transporter, whose amino-acid sequence is MQVSDLFRFKNPEIKALHLTWIAFFMSFYVWFNMAPLASSMLASVDWLTRDDIRLFAIANVALTIPARIIVGMALDKFGPRRVFSVLMVLMAIPTLVFAFGDSREVLFMSRLVLSSIGASFVVTIHMIALWFPPRSIGFAEGFGAGWGNFGSAAAAITIPTIALHMYGGPEGWRWAIATSGVVLAAYGVFYWFAITDGATKDTHKKPRNVAALEVSTWRDLVLLCIFTVPLVGILSILVYRVQLMGYIDGLTAAICYAAIAVVVAYQVWQAIRVNVPILKKGVPEDDKYPFSSVVALNFTYFANFGAELAVVSMLPMFFQETWGLTAVAAGLIAASFAFVNLFARPMGGLVSDRFGNRRFVMMAYMFGIAIGFVMMGLLNSSWPLIIAIAITIMCSFFVQGAEGATFGIVPSIKRRVTGQISGMAGAYGNVGAVFYLFVFMFVDASTFFFMIAAGAFISWIVCYIWLKEPEGGFGDEYIISSVDREIAREVAEKKALDAEVAAIFASSEKVELIQRGGGLQLKAQFASVDELRAALDRLDRGNPQPAE
- a CDS encoding universal stress protein translates to MHVMLAYDNSRNARIALDAVRDLLSALNPKITLISVVEDVGSATAGADELFLAQYAEQKAGTERAAVELAAAGFDASVLIAEGDARKMILRAVDERKPDLLVMARHSHKPDVGPFNFITKRLDALVEEFDHMTFGSTSAFLARRASCPLLIIPTHSD
- a CDS encoding cyclic nucleotide-binding domain-containing protein yields the protein MTHANFEALMASSYAQNFPQGLEMIRQGDPADFLHIVLEGSVELFGRWGGRECTMAVVRPVSTFILAASIRDAPYLMSARTLERARIILVPSSDLRAMFRRDTEFSVSVINELASCYRAVVRNAKTLKLRNSRERVASYLLRQSLLAGGVASYILQVEKRLLASYLGMTPENLSRTLKALESDGLKMDGARVIIRDSAKLTALAQPDKLIDGPDVGGNENGAGLPVTGI
- a CDS encoding MBL fold metallo-hydrolase; translation: MQQIRPDLWITEPYFPEPDGFPDLKFHGYLLTRPDGNLLIHTSEHEADHDVIAKLGGVSRQYLAHGHEAEPGIAKIRKRFGSILLAHRAAEADVSIHTELDHPLDGGEAFEDGVEVFAAPGHTASNVALKVKSETGETYLFVGDTIFPRRGEWHGAVFPDEGGDTVTLQKSLAGLAGHHADLVLFGVTISDEPARRFSPESWRAALDEASASIGQM
- the soxR gene encoding redox-sensitive transcriptional activator SoxR, with product MEATLTINQVSRRSGVASSALRYYEERGLITAERAGSGHRRFPRFVLRRLAFITFAQKLGMKLDEIRTELDKLPTDHVPTGDDWKALSGRWTGRVDEQIAQLQRLRDGLTECIGCGCLSLKTCKMLNPSDELGQKGPGPRGWVENLGSSRESC
- a CDS encoding LysR family transcriptional regulator, which codes for MRPDQLGDLAIFAAIASDQSFTRAAKRLGVTQSALSQTMKRLEDQLGFRLLSRTTRSVAPTEAGDRLLATLSPALAGLTDEIEALSQARGAAVGTVRITTGKHAADTVLWPMLPSFMRRHPGIEVEVCVEDGMTDVVAGRYDAGIRLGERLEKDMIALAVGPALRVAVVAAPSYLSDHKAPMEPADLTAHRCIAYRDSQGNLSPWSFERDGRAVTVAPARGAVFNDADMLVAAAVEGFGILYILEDLVAAPIADGRLTRLLEPWCEPFPGYHLYYPDRTGTAAFELLKDALRAGRAV